One Salmo trutta chromosome 26, fSalTru1.1, whole genome shotgun sequence DNA window includes the following coding sequences:
- the LOC115163926 gene encoding zona pellucida-like domain-containing protein 1 encodes MNGPACKGTLDQSVIPPVVRFEFPLNTTNSCGSLFRTTSAAGTGIFSDFSNLQTVNISGVVRSYDPTTGPVTYNAELKYYYSCAYPLEYLTNNTQIYTSASSIAVKDNNGSFISTLSLNLFSDDNYISPLIIPKQGLELRTEIYTRVQATNLTSRFHVFLDQCYASVSPQPDSDNSTIFNLFVPCNVDPLTVIKENGESQRACFSFPAFRFMEQPNEMMSTYFLHCITRLCEESTCSTLKQCNNRRRRRAVPEIIDGVTGYTTISSTPITIRAERDVAIKEQETASNNSDTSTGLGVAVGFLAFLCIIVIIMTAVFYRTLNH; translated from the coding sequence ATGAATGGCCCAGCCTGCAAGGGAACCTTAGATCAAAGTGTGATTCCACCGGTCGTGAGGTTTGAATTCCCCCTCAACACAACCAATTCCTGTGGCAGCCTCTTCAGGACAACCAGCGCTGCAGGCACAGGAATATTCTCTGACTTCTCCAACCTCCAGACAGTCAACATCAGCGGGGTGGTCCGATCATATGATCCCACCACAGGGCCAGTCACTTACAACGCAGAGCTGAAGTATTACTACTCATGCGCCTATCCCCTAGAGTACCTGACCAACAACACCCAGATTTATACGTCTGCATCTTCCATTGCAGTAAAGGACAACAATGGTTCTTTCATCAGCACTTTGAGTCTTAATCTTTTCAGTGATGACAACTACATTTCGCCCTTAATCATTCCGAAACAGGGTCTTGAGCTGAGGACCGAAATCTACACTCGAGTCCAGGCCACCAACCTGACTTCCCGGTTCCACGTGTTCCTGGACCAATGCTACGCCTCCGTTTCTCCACAACCCGACAGTGACAACTCCACTATCTTCAACCTTTTTGTCCCTTGCAACGTTGACCCGCTGACCGTCATCAAAGAGAACGGAGAGAGTCAACGTGCCTGCTTCTCCTTCCCGGCTTTCCGCTTCATGGAGCAACCAAATGAGATGATGTCCACCTACTTCCTCCACTGCATCACCCGTCTCTGTGAGGAGAGCACCTGCAGTACTCTTAAACAATGTAAcaacaggaggagaaggagagctgTTCCCGAAATTATAGATGGAGTGACAGGGTACACAACCATCAGCTCTACTCCTATCACCATCAGAGCAGAAAGAGATGTGGCAATAAAAGAACAGGAGACTGCCAGCAACAACTCAGACACTTCTACAGGACTTGGGGTGGCAGTGGGCTTCCTGGCATTCCTCTGCATTATTGTCATTATAATGACAGCAGTCTTCTACAGGACACTCAACCATTAA